From the Oncorhynchus nerka isolate Pitt River linkage group LG20, Oner_Uvic_2.0, whole genome shotgun sequence genome, one window contains:
- the LOC135562768 gene encoding myosin-7B-like — MRYRILNPMAIPEESFVDSRKAVEKLLRSLDTLTTPSTKTNPVKHLGVYSGEELALLFFKLRPLLRSTTAEELALLFFKLRPLLRSTTAEKLALLFFKLRPLLRSTTAEKLALLFFKLRPLLRSTTVEKELALLFFKLRPLLRSTTAEKLALLFFKLRPLLRSTTAEKLALLFFKLRPLLRSTTVEKELALLFFKLRPLLRSTTAEKLALLFFKLRPLLRSTTAEKLALLFFKLRPLLRSTTAEKLALLFFKLRPLLRSTTAEKELATLKEEFAKLKDMFDKSEAKHKGLHERQVALIQENNDLALQLQAEQDNLMAAGCDLLIKAKVIELKERLEDEEMNASLNAKNHKLEDVCAELKKDRSGDHHGQGGEGETCHREQGEEPDGGDRCSGRVHNEPDQGEDGPAGGPPAARVHLVSDQGEGGPAGGLPAGPD; from the exons ATGAG GTACCGTATCCTGAACCCCATGGCTATCCCTGAGGAATCCTTTGTGGACAGCAGGAAGGCTGTTGAGAAGCTGCTGAGATCGCTGGACACATTGACCACACCCAGTACAA AGACAAATCCAGTAAAACATCTTGGCGTTTACAGTGGTGAAGAACTGGCCCTGCTTTTCTTCAAGCTCAGGCCTCTCCTGAGGAGCACCACGGCAGAGGAGCTGGCCCTGCTTTTCTTCAAGCTCAGGCCTCTCCTGAGGAGCACCACGGCAGAGAAGCTGGCCCTGCTTTTCTTCAAGCTCAGGCCTCTCCTGAGGAGCACCACGGCAGAGAAGCTGGCCCTGCTTTTCTTCAAGCTCAGGCCTCTCCTGAGGAGCACCACGGTAGAGAAGGAGCTGGCCCTGCTTTTCTTCAAGCTCAGGCCTCTCCTGAGGAGCACCACGGCAGAGAAGCTGGCCCTGCTTTTCTTCAAGCTCAGGCCTCTCCTGAGGAGCACCACGGCAGAGAAGCTGGCCCTGCTTTTCTTCAAGCTCAGGCCTCTCCTGAGGAGCACCACGGTAGAGAAGGAGCTGGCCCTGCTTTTCTTCAAGCTCAGGCCTCTCCTGAGGAGCACCACGGCAGAGAAGCTGGCCCTGCTTTTCTTCAAGCTCAGGCCTCTCCTGAGGAGCACCACGGCAGAGAAGCTGGCCCTGCTTTTCTTCAAGCTCAGGCCTCTCCTGAGGAGCACCACGGCAGAGAAGCTGGCCCTGCTTTTCTTCAAGCTCAGGCCTCTCCTGAGGAGCACCACGGCAGAGAAGGAGCTGGCCACACTCAAGGAGGAGTTTGCCAAGTTGAAGGACATGTTTGACAAGTCTGAGGCAAAGCACAAGGGGCTGCATGAGAGACAGGTGGCCCTGATCCAGGAGAATAATGACCTGGCCCTACAGCTGCAGGCA GAGCAGGACAACCTGATGGCTGCAGGTTGTGACCTGCTGATCAAGGCCAAGGTCATAGAGCTGAAGGAAAGACTTGAGGATGAGGAGATGAACGCCAGCCTGAACGCCAAGAACCACAAGCTGGAGGACGTGTGTGCAGAGCTGAAGAAAGACAGATCTGGAGATCACCATGGCcaaggtggagaaggagagacatgCCACAGAGAACAAG GTGAAGAACCGGATGGAGGAGATAGGTGTTCTGGGCGAGTCCATAATGAGCCTGACCAAGGAGAAGATGGCCCTGCAGGAGGCCCACCGGCAGCCCGAGTCCATCTTGTGTCTGACCAAGGAGAAGGCGGCCCTGCAGGAGGCCTACCAGCAGGCCCTGACTAA
- the LOC115101960 gene encoding uncharacterized protein LOC115101960, giving the protein MHVQLDDEPDQQEPLHGPAKTAGSTRASTRPCKTAGLTRASTRPCQDSRINKSLYTALPRQPDQQEPLHGPAKTAGSTRASTRPCQDSRINKSLYTALPRQPDQQEPLHGPAKTAGSTRASTRPCQDSRINKSLYTALPRQPDQQEPLHGPAKTAGSTRASTRPCQDSWINKSLYTALPRQPDQQEPLPRQFFICLLNIEGFLIFEVQQL; this is encoded by the exons ATGCATGTTCAACTGGATGATGAGCCGGATCAACAAGAGCCTCTACACGGCCCTGCCAAGACAGCCGGATCAACAAGAGCCTCTACACGGCCCTGCAAGACAGCCGGATTAACAAGAGCCTCTACACGGCCCTGCCAAGACAGCCGGATCAACAAGAGCCTCTACACGGCCCTGCCAAGACAGCCGGATCAACAAGAGCCTCTACACGGCCCTGCCAAGACAGCCGGATCAACAAGAGCCTCTACACGGCCCTGCCAAGACAGCCGGATCAACAAGAgcctctacactgccctgccaAGACAGCCGGATCAACAAGAGCCTCTACACGGCCCTGCCAAGACAGCCGGATCAACAAGAGCCTCTACACGGCCCTGCCAAGACAGCCGGATCAACAAGAGCCTCTACACGGCCCTGCCAAGACAGCCGGATCAACAAGAGCCTCTACACGGCCCTGCCAAGACAGCCGGATCAACAAGAGCCTCTACACGGCCCTGCCAAGACAGCTGGATCAACAAGAGCCTCTACACGGCCCTGCCAAGACAGCCGGATCAACAAGAGCCTCTACCAAGACAGTTCTTCATCTGTCTATTGAACATTGAAGGGTTCCTGATCTTCGAG GTTCAACAACTTTGA